The DNA window GCCCGCTTCTTCTTCGTCGGCCCCTCCCTCACGGCCGGGCGGGACACCGCCAGCCCGACGGCCGCCAGCACCGTCGCGTGCCAGGTGCGGAAGTCCTTGGCCGTGACCTCGTAGCCGATGATCTCCTTGAGATAGTCGTTGATGTCCTCACTGCGTATGTCGGTCCAGCCGCCCTGACGCCGGTACCGCAGCAGCTCGCCCTCGCCGCCGGCCCGCTTCAGCGCGCGCAGCACCGCGCACGCCCCGGGGTCGGCGACCTCGACCTCGCGCGGGATGTCGCCCTTGGCCTGGTAGGAGAAGACGACGTACCCCTTCGAGAAGGCCAGGTGCTCCATCCGCAGGGTGGCCAGGCCGTAGCTGTCGTAGCTCTCGCCGCCGATGCGGAAGAAGCCGATGTCGAGCAGCCGGGCCGCGGCGGCGAGCACCCGCTGCCGGGTCAGCCCGCGCCCTTGGAGCTGGTCGTCCACGACCTTCCTGAACTCCGGCAGCCGCTCGGCCACCTCCAGCACCCGGTCGAACTTGGCCCGGTCCTGCTGCTCGCGCCAGAGGTCGTGGTAGCGGTACTGGAGCCGCCCGGCCGCGTCGGTGCCGACGGCCTGCAGATGGCCGTGCGGGTCGGTGCAGATCCACACGTCCGTCCAGGCCGGAGGGATGGCGAGAGCCCTGATCCTGGCCAGCGTCTCGGCGTCCTTGACGGGCCTGCCGTCGGGGTCGGCATAGCTGAACCCGCGCCCCCTGCGTCGCCGGACGATCCCCGGCTCACTGTGATCACTCGGACGCAGCTCGGGCACGACACGCGGGCTACCCAGGACGTTATAGGGCAAACGACACGGGCAGAGGTGCGGGCATGGCTGATAAGGGAGAGTGGCACGAGGAACGGTCCTCACGGGGCCACGCCATGGTGCCGGCGACCCCACGCGATGTGGTGCACATCCGGGTGGGGTCGTTCATCTTGGTGTTCCTGTTCGCTTTCACGGTGCTCGGACTCATCGCGCAGGCGCCGGTCATCACCGGCATCGCCATCGCGCTCGCCGTGGTCACGGTGATCGACATGGTCCTCGCCGTACGACGTCAGAAGCAGCGACGAGACGGAGAGGCGGGCTGATCGGGTTCATGGCATCACTACGAGGGCGGGTCGTCGTGGTGACGGGCGCGAGCGGCGGCGTGGGCCGCGCGGTCGTACGCGAGCTGGGCAAACAGGGCGCGAAGGTGGCGCTGCTGGCGCGCGGCACGACCGGGCTCGGCGCGGCCGCGGTCGACGTGGGAGCG is part of the Nonomuraea coxensis DSM 45129 genome and encodes:
- a CDS encoding DNA topoisomerase IB — encoded protein: MPELRPSDHSEPGIVRRRRGRGFSYADPDGRPVKDAETLARIRALAIPPAWTDVWICTDPHGHLQAVGTDAAGRLQYRYHDLWREQQDRAKFDRVLEVAERLPEFRKVVDDQLQGRGLTRQRVLAAAARLLDIGFFRIGGESYDSYGLATLRMEHLAFSKGYVVFSYQAKGDIPREVEVADPGACAVLRALKRAGGEGELLRYRRQGGWTDIRSEDINDYLKEIIGYEVTAKDFRTWHATVLAAVGLAVSRPAVREGPTKKKRAVTRVMREVAEYLGNTPTVARASYVDPRVIEAYDQDRTIGAALTELGSDADFGQLATAGPVERAVIDLIRTV